The Pseudomonas protegens genome contains the following window.
CCAGCAAGCGGCTGGCGATGACGTAGCACGCCAGCGCCGAGGCGCTGATCACCCCCAGCAGCGGAATCAGCAGGTACAGGCCGGGATGGCTGTCGACCACGGCAAATCCCTGTTCGCCGCCTTGCACGAACCACAATGCCGCCGGGATCAGCAGCGCCATGTCCAGCCACAGGCCGCCCAGGTGATCGGTGCCCAGGCGCCGGCGCAGGACGAAATACACCGGGTAACCCAAAGCCACCACCAGGGTCGCCCAGGAAAAACTGCCCACCTGATACAGCTCGTTGAGCACCCCGAGGCAGGCCAGCAGCGTGGCGACCTTCTGCAAGCGCGACAGACGCTCGCCATAGACGATGTGCCCGGTCAGGACCATGGTCAGCGGCAGCAGGAAATAACCCAGGGACACATCCAGGCTGTAGCCGTTGAGCGGCGCCCACATGAACAGCCAGAGCTGCACCCCCACCAGGGCCGCCGACAGCAGCAGCGCCAGGCTCAGCAGCGGTTTACTTGCCACCTGGCGCAGCACCTGGCCGACCCGGTGCCACTCGCCGCTGAGGATCATGAACAGGGTCATGCACGGCAGGGTCAGCAGCATGCGCCAGCCGAAGATCTCCACCCCGGTCAGGGGCGCCAGCAGCGAGGTGTAGAAATACATGACGGCAAACAGCACCGACGCCAGGACCGATAACGCGATTCCTTTAGACACACTGTCCTCGTAATACCCGAACGCTCGGGACACATAGAAATAGGGGGGAGAGGCGAGGGGGGAATATAGAGGGTTGAGCGCAAGAATTTTGCTCTGATTGCGCCATCGCAGCGGGAATTTTTCTCGATTATGGCCAACCTGCAGCACCACCGGTCGAGCCCGAGGCCGGTGGCGCGCCGCTTTGCATCGCCACCGGCGCGGTTCAGCCCAGGTGCGGAAAACGACCCGAAACGAAGTGGCCGACATCATTGAAGCCCGGGGTCGAGGCATGCCCCGGACTCACCAGGGCGTCGATGAAGGCTTCGTCCTCGGCGCTGATCTGCACCGCCAGGGCCCGGGTGTAGGCATCCCACTGGGCCTCGGTGCGCGGGCCGACAATCGCCGAGCTCACCGCCTGGTTGTTCAGTACCCAGGCGATGGCGAACTCGACGATATCGACCCCGCGACCCTGGGCGTAGGCCTGGATCTGCTGGGCGATGCGCAGGGATTCCACCCGCCACTCGGTTTCCAGGATGCGCTTGTCCTGGCGCCCGGCGCGGCTGGCGCTGTCCGGGGCCACGTCCGGTGCGTACTTGCCGCTGAGCACGCCCCGGGCCAGCGGGCTGTAGGGCACCACGCCCAGGCCATAGGCCTTGGCGGCGGTGATCTGCTCGGCCTCGGCCTGACGGTTGACGATGTTGTACAGCGGCTGGCTGATCACCGGGCGGTCCACCCCCAGCTGGTCGGCCACGCGAATGGCCTCGGCGATCCGCCAGCCCCGGTAGTTGGACAGGCCCCAGTAGCGGATCTTGCCCTGGCGCAGCAGGTCGCCGATGGCCGAGATGCTCACCTCCAGCGGGGTGTTGTGGTCCTCGCGGTGCAGGTAGTAGATGTCCAGGTAGTCGGTGCCCAGGCGGGTCAGGCTGGCCTCGATGCCGTTGAAGATGTGCTTGCGGCTCAAGCCGCTGCGGTTGGGCAGGCCGTCCACCGGGCCGAAGCCCACCTTGGACGCCAGCACCCACTCATGGCGGTGGCGGGCGATGGCCTCGCCGACGATCTCCTCGGAGCGGCCCTGGGTGTAGACGTCGGCGGTGTCGATGAAATTGATCCCCTGGTCCCAAGCCTTGTCGATGATGCGCAGCGAGTCTTCGGTGCTGGTCTGCTCGCCGAACATCATGGTGCCCAGGGTCAGGGTGGAAACCTTGAGACCGGAATGGCCGAGGATGCGATAGCTCATGGGCGAAATCCTTGTGCTAGAGGGGTGGCCGGGCATTTCCGGCCACGGGGGCGACCATCAAATACCACAACGCCGGGCTTGCGCAATGCCTGAATGGCGCCTCCTCGCCGGGGCCGGCTTTTCGGCGAAGAGGCCCATGAGATCGCCTGCCAGGACTTTGCGTAGGAGCCGGCTTGCCGGCGAACCGCGCAGCGGCCAGCCGCCCCGGGCCGGTGCTGGTCAGGGGCACAGCGCCCGACAGCGCTGCAGCACAAAGCTGTGCAGCAGGCGCACCCGCTCAGAAACCTGCAGGCGATGGGGACACAGCAGATTGAACGGCGCCAGTTCCCCTTGCCAGTCGCCGAGCAGCGGCACCAGGCGCCCGGCGCGGATGTCCTCGGCCACATCCAGCCGGGCCTTGTAGACAATGCCGTGGCCGGCCAGGGCCCAGCGCCGGGCCACTTCGCCGTCGTCGCACAGGTAGTCGCCGCGCACCGGCACCTCGCGGGTGTCGTCGCCGCGGCTGAAGCGCCAGCTGTCATAGGGCCGGTCGTTGCGCAAGTAGAGCAGGGCGCTGTGCTGCGACAGCTCCTCGGGCGACTGCGGGATGCCGCAACGGGCCAGATAAGCCGGGCTGGCGCAGGCCACGCGCCGATGCTCGGGCAGGATCGGCAGGGCCACCAGGCTTGAGTCCGCGGGCACGCCAAAGCGCAGGGCCACATCCACGGCCTCGCGGAACAGGTCGGCATGGCGATCGTTGAGCCGCAGTTGCAGGCGCAATTGCGGGTGTTCGGCCCTGAATTCATCGAGCCAGGGCAGCAGCGCGTTGCGCCCGAAATCCGAGGGCGCCGACAGTTGCAGCACACCGGCCAGGCCCTGGCTCTGCTGCTTGAGTGCCTGTTCACCGTCCTCCAGGGTGGCCAGGGCCAGGCGCACGCTGTCCAGGTAGCGCCGGCCTTCCTCGGTCAAACGCATGCTGCGGGTGGAGCGCGCCAGCAGGCGGCTGCCGAGGCGGGTTTCCAGGCGCTTGAGGGCAATGCTGGCCGCAGCGGCCGTCATGCCCAGGGAGCGGGCGGCGGCGGAAATGCTTCCGGAGTCGGCGGTGCGCACGAAGATTTCCAGATCGAGGATCGAGCTCATTAGTAAAAATCCTTTAAAGATCTTTGCGTTTTAGCGGGATTTTTCCTCGATTGGCAAGCTGGGAAGATGCAATCACTTTCAATCGCAGCAGGTGATCGCAATGACTTTTTCCAACTCAAGCTTGTCCCGGCAGACCGTGGTGGTGATCGGCGCCGGCAGCGGCATTGGCGCGGCGGTGGCGCGTCAGGCCGCCGCCCGCGGCGCCCGGGTGGTGCTGGCCGGGCGCAGCCTCGAAGCCCTGCAACGCCAGCAGGCGCAGTTGCCGGCATCGGTGTCGGCCCGCAGCCTCGCCGTGGACATCACCGATGCCGCCAGCGTCCGCGATCTGTTCGACGCCGTGGGCGCCTTTGACCATCTGGTGATCAGCGCCGGTCCGGCGATCAGCGCCAAGCCCCTGGCCGACACCGACCTGCTGGATGCCCAGCGGGCCTTCGAGGTGAAGTTCTGGGGCGTGTGGCGCGCAGTCCAGGCGGCGCTGCCGACGCTCGCGCCCCAGGGCAGCATCAGCCTGACCTCGGGCCTGCTGTCGCGCAAAATGGTCCCCGGGCAAGTGCTCAAGACCACCCTCAACGCCGCGCTGGAAGCCCTGGGCAAGCACCTGGCCAAGGAGCTGGCGCCGCGCCGGGTGAATGTCATCAGCCCCGGGGTCACCGCTACCGAAGCCTATGCCGGAATGTCCGAGGAGGCGCGTCAGGCGATGTTCGCGCGCACCGCCGCCAGCCTGCCGGTGGGCCGTGTCGGCCAGCCGGACGACATCGCCGCGGCCTTTATCCTGGCCATGGAAAACGGCTTTATCAGCGGCAGCCTGATCGACGTCGATGGCGGTGGCCTGCTGTGAACTGGCGCTTCGACCATCTGGCGTTCAACGTCGCCGAGGGCGAGGCGCTGCAGGCGGCGTTCGCCGACTTGCTGGGGCTGCAAAGGGGGCGGCGTCCACCGTTTCCCTTTCCCGGACGCTGGCTGTATCAGGAGCGGCAGGCGCTGGTCCACGTCATCGAACAGGCCGATAGCCCCGAGCCGCAACTGAGCCACATCGCCTTCAGCACCCAGGAGGCGGCCGCAGCCGTGTTGCGGCGGGTGCAAGCCAGTGGCCTGGAGCATCAAGTGGCGCAGGTGCCGGAAGACGGCATCTGGCAGATCTTCGTGCGCTTGCCCGGCGGCCTGGTGCTGGAGCTGGATGCTCCGGCGGCGGGGGAGTTGAGCATCAGCCACGACTACGCCCGACAAGGTGGCGCGCCGAGCTGAGGCCCGCCATGAAAAAGCCCGTTGGAGCAGAGGCTCGAACGGGCTTTTTGTCGTTGCCGGGGCTGTTTAGTGCCGGGGCTTAGCGGTTCAGGGTGCGGGTCATGCGCAGCGCCAGCAGGCTACCGCCGACAATCACCCCGGCCAGCAGGTACAGCGCGGCATCGGTGGAGCCGGTGCTGTCCTTGACCCAACCGACCAGGTAGGGGCTGAGGAAGCCGGCCATCTGGCCCATGGAGTTGATCAGCGCCAGGCCACCGGCCGCCGCGCCGGCGCTGAGCAGGGCGGTGGGCACCGGCCAGAACATCGGCAGGCCGGTGAGGGCGCCCATGGTGGCGAGGGTCAGGCCGAGGATGGCCAGGGCCGGGGTGGTGGCGAAATTCACCGCGATCAGCAGGCCCACGGCGCCCATCAGCATCGGCACCACAAGGTGCCAGCGGCGCTCCTTGCGCAGGTCCGCCGAACGGCCCACCAGCAGCATGAACACCGCCGCCAGCAGGTAGGGAATCGCGCTCAGCCAGCCGATCACCAGATTGTCGGCAAAGCCCAGGTTCTTGATGATCGACGGCAGCCAGAAGTTGATCGCGTAGACCCCGCTCTGGATGCAGAAGTAGATCAGGCCGAAGGCCCAGATCGCCGGGTTCTTGAACACGGCCGTCAGGGAGTCGCTGGCGGTTTTCGGCTGGTTGGCGGCGTCCGTGGCCTGGTCCGCTTCCAGCACCGCGCGTTCAGCGGGGGACAGCCACTTGGCGTGGGCGAAGCTGTCGCTGAGCAGGAAGAACGCCAGGGCGCCGAGGATCACCGTGGGAATGCCCTGCAGCAGGAACATCCACTGCCAGCCGGCGAGGCCGCCTTGCCCGGCGGCGAAATGGTTGAGGATCCAGCCGGAAAACGGGCTGCCGAGCAAGCCGGACACCGGGATCGCCGACATGAACAGGGCCATGATCCGGCCCCGGCGGAAGGTCGGGAACCACTGCGAGAGGTACAGCACCACCCCGGGGAAGAAGCCGGCTTCGGCGGCCCCGGTGAACAGGCGCAGGGTATAGAACTGGGTCGGCGTGGTGACGAACAGCAGGCAGGTGGACAGGGTGCCCCAGGTGATCATCATCAGCGCGATCCAGCGCCGCGGGCCGAACCGGTTCAGCGCCAGGTTGCTCGGCACGCCGCACAGCACGTAGCCGATGAAGAAGATCCCGGCGCCCAGGCCGTAGACCGTTTCGCTGAATTTCAGGGCATCGAGCATCTGCAGCTTGGCAAAGCCAACGTTGACCCGGTCGAGGTAGTTGAACAGGTAGCAGACGAAAATGAAGGGGATCAGGCGCAGGGTGATGCGCTTGTAGACGGCGTTCTTGTCGTCAGCCTGGGCCAGTGTGGCAGCGGCGCTCTGTGACATGGTGTGTCTCTCTTTATTATGATTTTTCGCGGTGCAAGGGTAACGTTGACCGCCCCGAGAGTCTCGGTCACGCCGCGGTCGCTGTCTTTGTGCCGGCGCACAGCGATTGGCCACCGCCCCTGTGCCACTGAACAATGTCCAAGGACCTTCCCCCTATGTTCGAACTCGATCATGACCTGGCGCAGGACATCGTCGACCGCGCGATGGCCATCCTGCCCTACAACGTCAACGTCATGGACAGCCAGGGCCTGATCCTCGGCAGTGGCGAGCCGGAGCGCATCAACACCCGGCATGAAGGCGCGCAACTGGTGCTGGCCAACGGCCGGGTGGTGGAGATCGACGAGCCCACCGCGCAGCGGCTCAAGGGCGTGCAACCGGGGATCAACCTGCCGCTGCTGCACGACCAGCGGCTGATCGGCGTGCTGGGCATCACCGGTGATCCGGCCTTGCTGCGCACCTACGCCGAACTGGTGCGCATGACCGCCGAGATGCTGGTGGGCCAGCGTCATCAGCAGGCCGAGCAGCAATGGCGGCGCCAGCGTTGCGACGATCTGCTGGCCTTGCTCCTGAGCGACGACGGCGACTCCCCGCGCCTGGTGGACGAAGCCCGACAGATGGGCCTCAAGCCGCAGCTGGCGCGCACGCCTTACCTGTTCGAACTGGCCCTGGAACAGGCCGCGGGGCAGGGCGTCGAGACCCTCAGTGCCTGGCTGATGAGCCGTTACCCGGACAGCTGGTGCGTCAGTTCGTCAAAGACTTCCCTGCTCTGGTGTCGCCCGGCGACCCTCAACCTGGACAACCCGCGCCTGCTGGAAAAACTCGACGGCCAGGGCTGGAACATCCTGCGGGTCGCCGTGGGCGGACAGGCCGAGGGGCTGGCCGGCTTGCGCCGCTGCTATCGCCGGGTCAGCGACCTGCTGGCCTACGGGCGTGATCTGCTGCCGGACGCGCGGCTGCTGACCCTCAACCGCTACCGCCTGCCGGTGATGCTCTGGCGTCACCGCAACGACGACGCCCTGGACGAATTGCTCAGCCCCTTGCGCAAGGTGCTGGCCAAGGACAGCAACGGCCAGCTGCTGGCAACCCTGCGCAGCTGGTGCGACCACGATGGCCAGAGCCAGGCCTGCGCCGATGCCCTGGGCATCCACCGCAACAGCCTGCGCTACCGCATGGAGCGCATCGCCGAACTCAGCGGCGTCGCCCCCCTGCGCCTGGACGGCATGCTGGCCCTGTACCTGGGGGTGCAATTGCTGCCCCGCAACACCACTCAACCCAATCCCCTGTAGCCGCTGCCGAGCTTCAGCGAGGCTGCGCAAAGGCCCGCAGGGCCTTGCTTGGCAATCCCCAGCCAAACCTGTATCGCCTTCAAGACCTTCACGAGCGCTACGCGCCCGTTCGCAGCCTGCGGCAGCGGCTACAGGGTCCAGGAGGATTTAACGGTTCTGTAGCCGCTGCCGAGCTTCAGCGAGGCTGCGCAAAGGCCCGCAGGGCCTTGCTTGGCAATCCCCAGCCAAACCTGTATCGCTTTCAAGACCTTCACGAGCGCTACGCGCCCGTTCGCCGCCTGCGGCAGCGGTTTCAACACCAGGCGAGGTTGCGCGGTTGTAGCAATGAACAATAAAGCGCCCTCGGACTTGTGCAGCGGCCCGGGGTCAGCGCCGGCGCCAAGTGGCAGCATGGCGGCACAAGAACCGGAGAACACCCCATGAAGATCATCATCGCCCCCGACTCGTTCAAGGACAGCCTGAGTGCCGAAGGCGTGGCCCGGGCCATTGCCCTGGGGCTGGTCGAGGTCTGGCCCGACGCCGAGCTGTGCCAATGCCCGATGGCCGACGGCGGCGAAGGCACGGTTGAATCGATTCTCGCCGCCTGCGATTGGCAACTGCGCCGCCATCGGGTCCAGGGGCCGCTGGGGGCGATTGTTGAAGCCCGTTGGGGCTGGCTGCCGCAGAATCACACGGCGATCATCGAAATGGCCGAGGCCAGCGGCCTGCAACTGCTGGCGCTGGATCAGCGCGATGCCTGCAACAGCAGCACCTTCGGGACGGGAGAGCTGATCCTGGCCGCGCTGGATGCTGGTGCCCAACGCATTATCCTGACCATCGGCGGCAGCGCCACCAACGACGGCGGCGCCGGGGCCCTGCAGGCCCTGGGCGTGAAACTGCTGGACCAGCAGGGGCGGATGCTGCCCCGTGGCGGTCTGGCCCTGGCCGACCTGGCCAGCATCGAGCTGGACAGCATGGATCCGCGCCTGGCCCGGGTGCGCTTTGAAATCGCCGCCGACGTCAACAACCCGCTGTGCGGCGCACAGGGCGCTTCCGCGATCTTCGGCCCGCAGAAAGGCGCTTCGGCGCAGCAGGTGCAGCAGTTGGACCAGGCCCTGGGGCACTTTGCCGAGCGCTGCGCCGAGGTGTTGCCCAGGGACGTGCGTGACGAACCCGGCAGCGGTGCGGCCGGTGGCCTGGGGTTTGCCGCCAAGGCCTTTCTTGCCGCGCAGTTTCGCCCGGGGGTGGAAGTGGTGGCGGAACTGGTGGGCCTGGAACAGGCCGTGCGCGGTGCCGATCTGGTGATTACCGGTGAGGGCCGCTTTGACGCCCAGACCTTGCGTGGCAAGACCCCGTTTGGTGTGGCGCGGATTGCTCGGGAGCAGGGTGTTCCGGTGATCGTGATTGCCGGCACCCTGGGCGAGGGTTACCAGCAGATGTACGCCCACGGCGTGGACGCGGCCTTCGCCTTGACCAGCGGCCCCATGAGCCTGGAGCAGGCCTGCCGCGAGGCCCCGCGCCTGCTGCGCGAACGCGCCGCCGACATCGCCCGCGTCTGGCGCCTGGCCCGCAACGCCCGCTAGAGACTCGCTGGAGCTGGCCAGCGAAGCTCGTTAATCAGGGCGGGTGGTGGGCATATCCGGTGGTGCGGTAACGGCCGCTCAGGGTTTCGCTCTCACAGTGGCGGTTTGGGGTACATATCCATTTCCGCAGGTGCGGCGGCCGGCGGTTTCGCCCTTACGGCGAGTCACTTTGAAGAGCCCAAAGTAACCAAAGGCTCCTGCCCCTCCACTCGGTGCCTCGCATAGCGAGGCATGCCCGAACTCCGGCATTGATCCGTGGGCCGCCGCCACAGGCCATCCATGGCCTGGGGCGGCTAACCCGGCGTCCTGCCGGGTTACCCACGGCTCAATGCCTGCGTTCGGCCATCGTGTCTAAAGGGGCAGGAAGATCAAAAGCCAGATCAAGATCAAGATCAAAATCTGACGGCGGCCTTGCGGCCGGCCTGGGGAGGGGGCGGTGTGTACCGATCCTACTGCCTGTGCTCGTCAGTAAACCCCTCCGTCGCGGGTGGGGGCGTCCAGGGTCTTGTACTGCCCGACCAGGCTCTGCAAGCCCTTCATCAATACCGTGGTATCCACTCCCACGGCCACGAAGTTCGCCCCCAGCTCGATGCAACGCCGGGCCAGGCGCTGATCGGCGCTGAGAATCCCCGCCGCCTTGCCCGCTCGACGTATGCGCACGATGGCGTCTTCAATCGCCGCCACCACCTCGGGGTGCCCGGGGTTGCCCCGCTGGCCCATGGCCGCGGACAGGTCCGCCGGGCCGATGAACACGCCATCGACGCCGTCCACCGCGAGGATTTCATCCAGGTTGCGCAGGCCTTCGAGGTTCTCGATCTGCACCAGCAGGCACATCTGTTCATCGGCCCGGTCCAGGTAGTCGGCGATGCTGTTCCAGCGCGACGCCCGGGCCAGGGCGCTGCCCACGCCACGCACTCCCTGCGGCGGATAGTGCATGGCGCGCACCAGTTGGCGCGCCTGCTCGGCGCTTTCCACCATGGGAATCAGCAGGGTCTGGGCGCCAATGTCCAGCAGTTGCTTGATCAGCGCGGTATCGCCGATCGGTGGGCGGATGATGCCCTGGGCGGCGTAGGGGGCGATGGCCTGCAACTGCGCCAGCAGGCTGCGCAGGTCGTTGGGGGCGTGTTCGCCGTCCAGCAGCAGCCAGTCGAAACCGGCGTTGGCCGCCAGCTCGGCGCAGTAGCCGTCCGCCAGCCCCAGCCACAGGCCGATCTGCGGTTCGCTGTGCTGCAGGCGTTGTTTGAACAGGTTCAGTGGCATGTCCATGGCTGTCTCCTCAGACAAAGCGGCAGGCGATGCTGCCCAACTGATCGTAGTCGACGTGGAAGACATCCCCGGGACGGGCCGCCACCGGGCGAGTGAAGGAGCCGCCGAGAATGATCTGCCCGGCCTCCAGGCCGACGTCGTAGGCCGCCAGCTTGTTGGCCAGCCAGGCCACGCCCTTGGCCGGATGATTGAGCACCGCGGCGGACACCCCGGATTCCTCGATCACGCCATTGCGGTAGAGCACCGCCGGCACCTTGCGCAGGTCCACATCGCCAGGGCGCACGGCGCGGCCGCCCATGACCACCCCGGCGTTGGCGGCGTTGTCGGAAATGGTGTCGAACACCTTGCGCGTGGCCTGGGTCTGCGGGTCCAGCTGCTGGATGCGCGCGTCGATGATTTCCAGCGCCGGGATCACCCAGTCGGTGGCGTCCAGCACATCGAACAGGGTGCAGTGGGGGCCTTTCAAGGGTTTGCCGAGGATGAACGCCAGCTCCACCTCGACCCGCGGCACGATAAAGCGCTGGAAGGGAATGTCCGTGCCTTCATCGAACAGCATGTCGTCCAGCAGGGCGCCGAAATCCGGCTCGGTGATGTTCGACGACACCTGCATCGCCCGCGACGTCAGGCCGATCTTGTGGCCCACCAGCTTGCGCCCGTCGCGGATCTTCTGCTCCACCCAACGGCGCTGGATGGCGTAGGCGTCTTCGATGCTGATGTCGGGGTATTGCAGGGACAGCTGGCCGATCTGTTCGCGGCTGCGTTCGGCGGCGTTGAGGCGCGCGGCGGCTTCTTGGATATCCGAGGGGCTGAGCATGGTTATTTCTCCCGAGGGTTGACGATATGGGCCGGCACCCGCAGCACCAGCCAGGCGCCCAGGGCGATCAGCAGGGCCAGGGCATAGAGGGCGAGGCTGGCGCTTTGCGTGGCGTCGCGCACCACGCCGATCAGGTAAGGGGCAAGGAAGGCGGCCACACTGCCGAAGGAACTGATCAGGGCAATGCCCGCGGCCTGGGTGCTGCTGGCCAGAAAGGCCGGCGGCAATTGCCAGAACATCGGCAGCGCGGCGCTGGCGCCCATGCCCGCCACCAGCAGGCCGAACATCACCAGCCACGGATCGCCCGGGGCCAGTCCGGTGAGGATCAGGCCGAGGCTGGACATCAGCAGCGGTATCGCCAAATGCCAGCGGCGTTCGCGCAGGCGGTCCGAGGAACGGCCAACGCCGAGCATGAACAGGCAGCCGGCCAGATAGGGCAGGGCGCTGAGCAGGCCGACATTGCTGTCCCGGGCGATGCCGGCGTGGTGGATCAGGGTCGGCATCCAGAAGGCGATGGTGTTCACCGCCAGCATCACCGCGAAGTAGATGCACACCAGCAGCCAGACATGGCGCTCCTTGAGGATGCCGCTGAAGCGGGTGATGGATTTGCGCTGTTCTTCCTGGTGCAGCGCCTGCAGCAGCCGGGTTTTCTGCGCCGGGGTCAGCCAATCCACCTGTTCGATGCTTTCCGGCAGGGCCTTGAGCACCACCAGCCCCAGCAGTACCACGGGCAAGCCTTCGATCAGGAACATCCACTGCCAGCCGCGCAGGCCGCCGATGTCGTGGAAGCTTTCCAGGATCCACCCCGACAGCGGCCCGCCAATCACCCCGGCCATGGGCACGGCAATGGCGAACAGCGCGGTCACCTGACCGCGGCGGCTGGCCGGGAACCAGCGGTTGAGCAGTACCAGGATGCCGGGGAAGAACCCCGCCTCGGCGACCCCCAGCAGAAAGCGCAGCACGTAGAAGCCCCAGGCGCTGTCCACCAGCATCAGGGCACTGGACAGCAGGCCCCAGACCAGCATCAGCAAGGCGATCCAGCGCCGTGGGCCGACCCGTTCCAGGGCCAGGTTGCTGGGCACCCCGAACAGCGCATAGGCGACGAAGAACAGCCCGGCGCCGAGGCCGTAGACGCTGTCGCTGAAGCCCAGGTCCTGGGTCATCTGCAACTTGGCGAAGCCGATATTGATCCGGTCCAGGTGGGCGAAGATGTAGCAGACGAACAACAGCGGCATCAGCCGCCAGGTGATCTTGCGATAGCAGTCGTTGACCTCGGCCACAGGAGCCTCGGCGATTGCGGGATGGGACATGGGGAGATCTCGTTATTGTTCTTGTGTGGGTCGGCTTGCCGGCGAAGACGGACTCGGGGCTGGCGCCTGGCTTGCGGGCCTGTTCGCTGGCAAGCCAGCTCCTACGGGTTGCATGGACGTTGTGTAGGCGCCGGCTTGCCGGCGAAAGGGCCGGCACAATGCTCAGGCCTGTCCGCGCAGAAACTCATGCACGTTGTTGTGCTTGAAGTTCAGCTCGGCATCCAGCTCGCTCATCTCGAACGACAGGGCCAGCAAGCGCTGGGCCTGCAGCTCGGCAAAGTGCGCCTTGATGATCTCGAACAGCCCTTCGGCCACTTGCCGGCGGGTCGCCAGGTCGCGCCCGGCACCCACTTGCAGGCGCATATGGACAAAGGCGTAGTCGTGCTTGCCATCGGCCATGCGCCAGGTGTCCAGGCGCACCCCGCGGCTGCGAATGCCCCCCAGGGGAAACACCCCAGTGGCGCCCAGGTAGTCATGAACCTGGGTGAACAGCCCCGGCAGATCGGCGGCCTGTTCGATGTTGTCGGTGTACTCAGCGATGAAATGCGGCACGGAGGCCTCCTTCGGAGGCAGCGGCAAGCGGCAAGCTACAAGCTGCAAGAGGGTTCTCTTGCGGCTGTAGATTGGCGACTTGCCGCTGCTGTCGATGTGGTCTTGCAGCTTGTAGCTGGAAACTTGCCGCTGCTTCTAGAAGATGGCGTTGATCTGCCCGGTGCCGGAGCTGCCGAACAGCGGCGTGATGATCTCCGCCGGGCGGTTGTACTCAGGTCCACCCAACAGTCCCAGGAGCATCGCCGTGTCGTGCATGCCGCCCTCGCCGTGACAGCTGGTGGCGTAGTCCGGGAGCATGGCGCAGAACTCGCGATAGCGACCTTGCTGCCACAGCTCCACCACCCGCTGGTCCACCTGCTTGTCGAACTCCCGGGTCCAGTTGTGGATGTTGGCTTCGGCTTCGCGGTCGTTGGAGAACCGGTGGGACAGCGAGCCGGACGCCAGCACCAGGACCTTGCGCTCGCTCTTTTCGATGGCCCGGCGCACCGCGGCGCCGAAGGTGAAGCTGTCTTCCAGCTTGTGCCAGGCGCACCAGGCGGCGATCGACACCACCTTGAAGTGCTCGGCGGCGGGCACGTCCATGTGCATGTAGCGCATGGGCACCAGGGTCCCGTACTCCAGCTCCAGGCTGGGGATATTGTGGGCCAGGGTGCGCACGTCG
Protein-coding sequences here:
- the hpaI gene encoding 4-hydroxy-2-oxoheptanedioate aldolase; translation: MDMPLNLFKQRLQHSEPQIGLWLGLADGYCAELAANAGFDWLLLDGEHAPNDLRSLLAQLQAIAPYAAQGIIRPPIGDTALIKQLLDIGAQTLLIPMVESAEQARQLVRAMHYPPQGVRGVGSALARASRWNSIADYLDRADEQMCLLVQIENLEGLRNLDEILAVDGVDGVFIGPADLSAAMGQRGNPGHPEVVAAIEDAIVRIRRAGKAAGILSADQRLARRCIELGANFVAVGVDTTVLMKGLQSLVGQYKTLDAPTRDGGVY
- the hpaH gene encoding 2-oxo-hept-4-ene-1,7-dioate hydratase, which translates into the protein MLSPSDIQEAAARLNAAERSREQIGQLSLQYPDISIEDAYAIQRRWVEQKIRDGRKLVGHKIGLTSRAMQVSSNITEPDFGALLDDMLFDEGTDIPFQRFIVPRVEVELAFILGKPLKGPHCTLFDVLDATDWVIPALEIIDARIQQLDPQTQATRKVFDTISDNAANAGVVMGGRAVRPGDVDLRKVPAVLYRNGVIEESGVSAAVLNHPAKGVAWLANKLAAYDVGLEAGQIILGGSFTRPVAARPGDVFHVDYDQLGSIACRFV
- a CDS encoding MFS transporter, translating into MSHPAIAEAPVAEVNDCYRKITWRLMPLLFVCYIFAHLDRINIGFAKLQMTQDLGFSDSVYGLGAGLFFVAYALFGVPSNLALERVGPRRWIALLMLVWGLLSSALMLVDSAWGFYVLRFLLGVAEAGFFPGILVLLNRWFPASRRGQVTALFAIAVPMAGVIGGPLSGWILESFHDIGGLRGWQWMFLIEGLPVVLLGLVVLKALPESIEQVDWLTPAQKTRLLQALHQEEQRKSITRFSGILKERHVWLLVCIYFAVMLAVNTIAFWMPTLIHHAGIARDSNVGLLSALPYLAGCLFMLGVGRSSDRLRERRWHLAIPLLMSSLGLILTGLAPGDPWLVMFGLLVAGMGASAALPMFWQLPPAFLASSTQAAGIALISSFGSVAAFLAPYLIGVVRDATQSASLALYALALLIALGAWLVLRVPAHIVNPREK
- a CDS encoding 5-carboxymethyl-2-hydroxymuconate Delta-isomerase; translation: MPHFIAEYTDNIEQAADLPGLFTQVHDYLGATGVFPLGGIRSRGVRLDTWRMADGKHDYAFVHMRLQVGAGRDLATRRQVAEGLFEIIKAHFAELQAQRLLALSFEMSELDAELNFKHNNVHEFLRGQA
- the hpaD gene encoding 3,4-dihydroxyphenylacetate 2,3-dioxygenase, translating into MGEVVMAAKVCHVPSMYLSELPGKHHGCREAAIAGHKEIARRARALGADTAVVFDVHWLVNSGYHINCGEAFNGTYTSNELPHFIKNMTYDYQGCPELGELIAAEANAADVRTLAHNIPSLELEYGTLVPMRYMHMDVPAAEHFKVVSIAAWCAWHKLEDSFTFGAAVRRAIEKSERKVLVLASGSLSHRFSNDREAEANIHNWTREFDKQVDQRVVELWQQGRYREFCAMLPDYATSCHGEGGMHDTAMLLGLLGGPEYNRPAEIITPLFGSSGTGQINAIF